The Candidatus Accumulibacter similis genome has a segment encoding these proteins:
- a CDS encoding diguanylate cyclase, with protein MPVWAALNAVRDGSARITHYIATWFDISARKADEQRISHLAQHDVRTDLPNRALCVERLRLALQQADRHKRRLAVLFIDLDRFKNINDSLGHHIGDAVLRSVSSQLQRGVRSGDTVSRMGGDEFVVILNQP; from the coding sequence CTGCCGGTATGGGCGGCGCTGAATGCCGTACGCGACGGATCCGCACGGATCACCCACTACATCGCCACCTGGTTCGACATCAGCGCGCGCAAGGCGGACGAGCAGCGCATCAGCCACCTCGCACAGCATGACGTCCGCACCGATCTGCCCAACCGGGCGCTTTGCGTCGAACGCTTGCGCCTGGCGCTGCAGCAGGCAGACCGGCACAAGCGGCGGCTGGCAGTGCTGTTCATCGACCTCGACCGCTTCAAGAACATCAACGATTCGCTTGGTCATCATATCGGCGACGCAGTCCTGCGCTCGGTCTCGAGCCAGCTGCAGCGTGGGGTGCGCAGCGGCGACACGGTAAGCCGCATGGGCGGTGACGAATTCGTCGTCATCCTCAACCAGCCATGA
- a CDS encoding HAMP domain-containing protein yields the protein MRSSVTTTSARCAQPRSAPFESDYAEALAAGSAELGVALQPTRQRLLAAVEALRASARRLAIDQDGSRRGADHDRLALASWRQLDAAWTAAGSALGGLLQQRIDDLFQRMWLHLGTAAALLLLLLSVVYFVARQIALPIRRLADVADHVRRSGDYTLRAKWPSSDEIGRLINAFNDMLEQLDRSRRLEQELAAQARAARSAAAAAGCRPDSAAGDGDATA from the coding sequence ATGAGATCGTCGGTAACGACTACATCGGCGCGCTGCGCACAGCCACGCTCGGCGCCCTTCGAGAGCGACTACGCCGAAGCCTTGGCGGCCGGAAGCGCGGAACTCGGGGTCGCGCTGCAGCCGACACGGCAGAGACTGCTGGCGGCGGTGGAAGCGTTGCGCGCCAGCGCCCGACGACTGGCCATCGACCAGGATGGCAGCCGACGCGGTGCCGACCACGATCGGCTGGCGCTCGCCAGCTGGCGGCAGCTCGACGCCGCGTGGACGGCGGCCGGTAGTGCCCTCGGCGGCTTGCTGCAGCAGCGGATCGACGACCTGTTCCAGCGCATGTGGCTGCACCTGGGTACCGCTGCTGCCCTGTTGCTGCTCCTGCTCAGCGTCGTGTATTTCGTGGCGCGCCAGATCGCGCTGCCGATTCGGCGTCTCGCCGACGTTGCCGATCATGTGCGCCGTTCGGGCGATTACACGCTGCGTGCGAAGTGGCCTTCCTCCGACGAGATCGGCCGCCTGATCAACGCCTTCAACGACATGCTGGAGCAGCTCGACCGCAGCCGCCGCCTCGAACAGGAACTCGCTGCCCAGGCGCGCGCCGCGCGAAGCGCAGCGGCAGCTGCTGGATGCCGTCCCGATTCCGCTGCTGGTGACGGCGACGCCACAGCATGA
- the urtE gene encoding urea ABC transporter ATP-binding subunit UrtE → MLQISNLNQYYGGSHILRNLSFSAEAGKVTAILGRNGVGKSTLLKSLMGLLPTKGGTIEFAGRDLTRAPSHQRVRAGIGYVPQGREIFPRLTVQENLLMGLATCPGGTRVPERIFEMFPVLRQMLRRRGGDLSGGQQQQLAIGRALAMGPKLLILDEPTEGIQPSIIKDIERAIRSLAASGEMAILLVEQYYDFARSLADQYLVMERGEIIMRGRGEDMEKDGVLAALAV, encoded by the coding sequence ATGTTGCAGATCAGCAATCTGAACCAGTACTACGGCGGCAGCCATATCCTGCGCAACCTCAGCTTCAGCGCCGAGGCCGGCAAGGTGACGGCGATCCTCGGGCGCAACGGCGTCGGCAAGTCGACCCTGCTGAAGTCGCTGATGGGCCTGCTGCCGACGAAAGGCGGCACGATCGAGTTCGCCGGCCGCGACCTGACGCGTGCGCCGTCGCACCAGCGTGTCCGGGCCGGAATCGGTTACGTGCCGCAGGGGCGGGAGATCTTTCCCCGCCTGACGGTGCAGGAGAACCTGCTCATGGGGCTGGCGACCTGCCCCGGCGGCACGCGCGTTCCCGAGCGCATCTTCGAGATGTTCCCGGTCCTGCGCCAGATGCTGCGCCGGCGTGGCGGCGACCTGTCGGGCGGCCAGCAGCAGCAACTGGCGATCGGCCGGGCGCTGGCGATGGGGCCGAAGCTCCTGATCCTCGACGAACCGACCGAGGGCATCCAGCCGTCGATCATCAAGGACATCGAGCGCGCGATCCGCTCGCTGGCGGCCAGTGGCGAAATGGCCATCCTGCTGGTCGAACAGTATTATGACTTCGCGCGTTCGCTCGCCGACCAGTACCTGGTCATGGAGCGCGGCGAGATCATCATGCGCGGGCGGGGTGAAGACATGGAAAAGGACGGGGTGCTGGCGGCGCTGGCTGTCTGA
- the urtD gene encoding urea ABC transporter ATP-binding protein UrtD gives MNAADLPPTNGDNPDWDSGTAELGHILKPGQLDLSHKVILYLEDITVSFDGFRALNKLSLTIDAGELRCIIGPNGAGKTTMMDVITGKTRPDEGTVFFGQTIDLTRLSEPEIAHLGIGRKFQKPTIFENHTVFENLELAMKTDKRVWRSLFATLDSAAGDRIAETLELIRLAADADRLAGLLSHGQKQWLEIGMLLMQEPKLLLLDEPVAGMTDEETERTGELFLSLAGRHSLVVVEHDMAFVKQLGGKVTVLHEGSVLAEGGLEEVQADQRVIEVYLGR, from the coding sequence ATGAACGCCGCCGACCTGCCGCCGACGAACGGCGACAATCCGGACTGGGACAGCGGCACCGCCGAACTCGGCCACATCCTCAAGCCGGGACAACTCGACCTCTCGCACAAGGTCATCCTCTATCTCGAGGACATCACGGTCAGCTTCGATGGCTTTCGTGCGCTCAACAAGCTGTCGCTGACTATCGACGCCGGCGAGCTGCGCTGCATCATCGGCCCCAACGGCGCCGGCAAGACGACGATGATGGACGTCATCACCGGCAAGACGCGACCCGACGAGGGGACGGTGTTCTTCGGCCAGACGATCGACCTGACACGGCTTTCCGAACCCGAAATCGCCCACCTGGGTATCGGCCGCAAGTTCCAGAAGCCGACGATCTTCGAGAACCACACGGTGTTCGAGAATCTTGAACTGGCGATGAAGACAGACAAGCGGGTCTGGCGCAGCCTGTTCGCGACGCTCGACTCGGCGGCCGGCGACCGCATCGCCGAGACACTGGAGTTGATCCGCCTCGCGGCCGACGCCGACCGGCTGGCCGGCCTGCTCTCGCATGGGCAGAAGCAGTGGCTGGAGATCGGCATGCTGCTGATGCAGGAGCCGAAGCTGCTGCTGCTCGACGAGCCGGTCGCCGGCATGACCGACGAGGAGACCGAACGGACCGGCGAGTTGTTCCTGTCGCTGGCTGGCCGGCATTCGCTGGTCGTCGTCGAGCACGACATGGCTTTCGTCAAGCAGCTTGGCGGCAAGGTGACGGTGCTGCACGAAGGCAGTGTGCTGGCCGAAGGCGGCCTGGAGGAAGTCCAGGCCGACCAGCGGGTGATCGAAGTCTACCTGGGACGTTGA
- the urtC gene encoding urea ABC transporter permease subunit UrtC, translated as MNSLPARTPFIVRLGHSFDARSWRLVGLFAAFALIAVPIMHLMLPADHPLHLSTWFITLVGKILCYAIVAVAMDLIWGYGGILSLGHGLFFALGGYGFGMYLMRQIGRDGSYQSDLPDFMVFLDWKELPWFWIGSDSFLWAVLLVLVVPALIAFVFGYFAFRSRIKGVYFSIITQALTYAAMLLFFRNETGFGGNNGFTDFKRILGHPITAPETRVVLFALSALALIGTLLLARYLVCSKFGRVLTAIRDAESRVMFIGYNPLWYKLFVWTLSAMLCAVAGALYVPQVGIINPSEMSVGNSIEIAIWVAVGGRGTLIGPVIGAFLVNLAKSWFTVSFPEYWLFFLGTLFIVATLYLPQGVVGLWLRLRARGRGAGGTPAAAVARGAGA; from the coding sequence ATGAACTCCTTGCCTGCACGCACTCCCTTCATCGTCCGCCTCGGGCACAGCTTCGACGCCCGCAGCTGGCGGCTGGTCGGCCTGTTTGCCGCATTCGCACTGATCGCCGTGCCGATCATGCACTTGATGCTGCCCGCCGACCATCCGCTGCACCTGTCGACCTGGTTCATCACGCTGGTCGGCAAGATCCTCTGCTACGCGATCGTCGCCGTCGCCATGGACCTGATCTGGGGCTATGGCGGGATTCTCTCGCTCGGACACGGCCTCTTCTTCGCCCTCGGCGGTTACGGTTTCGGCATGTACCTGATGCGGCAGATCGGCCGCGACGGCAGTTACCAATCCGACCTGCCCGACTTCATGGTCTTTCTCGACTGGAAGGAACTGCCCTGGTTCTGGATCGGCAGTGACAGCTTCCTCTGGGCGGTGCTGCTGGTGCTCGTCGTGCCGGCGCTGATCGCCTTCGTCTTCGGCTACTTCGCCTTCCGCTCGCGCATCAAGGGGGTCTACTTCTCGATCATCACGCAGGCGCTGACCTACGCCGCGATGCTGCTCTTCTTCCGCAACGAAACCGGCTTCGGCGGCAACAATGGCTTTACCGACTTCAAGCGCATCCTCGGCCATCCGATCACCGCTCCGGAAACACGTGTCGTCCTCTTCGCATTGTCGGCGCTGGCGCTGATAGGCACCCTGTTGCTGGCGCGCTACCTCGTGTGCTCGAAGTTCGGCCGCGTCCTGACGGCGATCCGCGATGCCGAGTCGCGGGTCATGTTCATCGGCTACAACCCGCTGTGGTACAAGCTCTTCGTGTGGACCCTGTCGGCGATGCTCTGTGCCGTCGCCGGGGCGCTCTACGTGCCGCAGGTGGGGATCATCAACCCGTCGGAAATGTCGGTAGGCAATTCGATCGAAATCGCCATCTGGGTTGCCGTCGGTGGTCGCGGCACGCTGATCGGGCCGGTGATCGGCGCCTTCCTGGTCAATCTGGCGAAGAGCTGGTTTACCGTCAGCTTCCCCGAGTACTGGCTGTTCTTTCTCGGTACGCTGTTCATCGTCGCCACGCTCTACCTGCCACAGGGCGTGGTCGGCCTCTGGTTGCGGCTGCGCGCCCGCGGGCGGGGCGCTGGCGGCACGCCGGCGGCAGCGGTGGCGAGGGGAGCGGGGGCATGA
- the urtB gene encoding urea ABC transporter permease subunit UrtB yields MHKLRLLLAICLLGISCAQAAIDPELLKPLADDDSDRRIAAILALVEAAPDEAQPVLKAMAEDSLALAGERVVVVGEGGRVFDAASKRELTPPPVGVETIGINNRVRRELASALAALRLFSAERAVRWQAALEVNQSADAKMLPLLERALATEQDAAIRARLQLARAQASLGSSDADVRLDAVRTLGESSDPRVRQLLLPLTEKRGETWVEPDSAVRAAAGTSIRSIEERLAWADNLGRAFTGLSLGSILLLAALGLAITYGVMGVINMAHGELLMVGAYAAWAMQSVFRAHLPGALDWYLLAAIPVGFLSAALVGVLMERIVIRHLYGRPLETLLATWGISLFLMQVARTLFGAQNVEVANPSWMAGGIELLPNLMLPWNRIIIVAFSIAVLVAMWAILNLSRLGMFVRAVTQNRPMAGCVGVPTGRIDTLAFGLGAGIAGLGGVALSQIANVGPDMGQGYIVDSFMVVVLGGVGQLAGAVWAALGLGVFTKFLEGWTGAVVAKIVVLVLIIVFIQKRPQGLFALKGRFVES; encoded by the coding sequence ATGCACAAGTTGCGATTACTGCTGGCAATCTGCCTGCTCGGCATCTCCTGCGCGCAGGCCGCGATCGATCCGGAGTTGCTCAAGCCGCTCGCCGACGACGACTCGGATCGACGCATTGCCGCCATCCTGGCGCTGGTCGAGGCTGCGCCGGACGAGGCGCAGCCGGTGCTCAAGGCGATGGCCGAGGACTCGCTGGCGCTCGCCGGCGAGCGCGTGGTGGTAGTGGGCGAAGGTGGTCGCGTCTTCGACGCGGCCAGCAAGCGCGAGCTGACACCGCCGCCGGTCGGCGTCGAGACGATCGGCATCAACAACCGGGTGCGGCGCGAACTGGCGTCGGCCCTGGCGGCACTGCGGCTGTTCTCGGCCGAGCGCGCGGTGCGCTGGCAGGCGGCGCTGGAAGTCAACCAGAGCGCTGACGCGAAGATGCTGCCGCTGCTCGAGCGCGCACTGGCGACGGAACAGGATGCCGCGATCCGCGCCCGGCTGCAGCTCGCGCGGGCGCAGGCGAGCCTCGGCTCGAGCGACGCCGACGTCCGCCTGGACGCGGTGCGCACGCTCGGCGAGAGCAGCGATCCGCGCGTCCGCCAGCTCCTGCTGCCGCTGACCGAGAAGCGCGGCGAAACCTGGGTCGAACCCGACAGCGCCGTGCGCGCCGCCGCCGGCACCTCGATCCGCTCGATCGAGGAGCGGCTGGCCTGGGCCGACAACCTCGGGCGCGCCTTCACCGGTCTGTCGCTCGGTTCGATCCTGCTGCTGGCGGCACTCGGGCTGGCGATCACCTACGGCGTCATGGGCGTGATCAACATGGCGCATGGCGAACTGCTGATGGTCGGCGCCTATGCGGCCTGGGCGATGCAGAGCGTCTTTCGCGCCCACCTGCCGGGGGCGCTCGACTGGTATCTGCTGGCGGCCATCCCGGTCGGCTTTCTCAGCGCGGCGCTGGTCGGCGTGCTGATGGAGCGGATCGTCATCCGCCACCTCTATGGCCGGCCGCTGGAGACGCTGCTCGCCACCTGGGGAATCTCTCTCTTCCTGATGCAGGTGGCGCGCACGCTGTTCGGCGCGCAGAACGTCGAGGTCGCCAACCCGAGCTGGATGGCTGGCGGCATCGAGTTGCTGCCGAACCTGATGCTGCCGTGGAACCGGATCATCATCGTCGCCTTCTCGATCGCCGTGCTGGTCGCCATGTGGGCCATTCTCAACCTCTCGCGGCTCGGCATGTTCGTCCGGGCGGTGACGCAGAACCGGCCGATGGCCGGCTGCGTCGGCGTCCCCACCGGCCGCATCGACACCCTGGCCTTCGGCCTTGGCGCCGGTATCGCCGGCCTCGGCGGCGTCGCGCTGTCGCAGATCGCCAACGTCGGCCCGGACATGGGGCAGGGCTACATCGTCGACTCGTTCATGGTCGTCGTCCTCGGTGGCGTCGGTCAGCTTGCCGGTGCCGTCTGGGCCGCGCTCGGTCTCGGCGTGTTCACCAAGTTCCTCGAAGGCTGGACGGGCGCCGTCGTCGCCAAGATCGTCGTCCTCGTCCTCATCATCGTCTTCATCCAGAAGCGTCCGCAGGGCCTGTTCGCCCTCAAGGGCCGTTTCGTCGAATCCTGA
- the urtA gene encoding urea ABC transporter substrate-binding protein, which yields MVRRNFMKTISAVAVTAAFGLNSFAAMAAETIKVGVLHSLSGTMAISETALKETVLMAISEINSKGGVLGKKLEPVVVDPASNWPLFAEKARQLLSKDKVAVTFGCWTSVSRKSVLPVFKELNGLLFYPVQYEGEELEYNVFYTGAAPNQQAIPAVEYLMSKDGGEAKRFVLLGTDYVYPRTTNKILRAFLKSKGVADADIMEEYTPFGHSDYQTIIAKIKKFSSEGKKTAVVSTINGDSNVPFYKELGNAGIKATDVPVVAFSVGEEELRGVDTKPLVGHLASWNYFMSLKNPENEKFTKLYRAWAVKQKLPNADKAVTNDPMEATYIGVYMWKQAVEKAKSTDVDKVIAAMAGQTFKAPSGFTIKMDETNHHLHKPVFIGEIKADGQFNVVWKTPGPVRAQPWSPFIPGNEQRKDRPEGK from the coding sequence ATGGTACGTCGCAATTTCATGAAGACGATTTCGGCGGTCGCGGTGACCGCTGCCTTCGGACTCAACTCGTTCGCCGCAATGGCCGCCGAGACGATCAAGGTCGGGGTCCTGCATTCGCTGTCGGGCACCATGGCGATCTCGGAGACCGCGCTCAAGGAGACCGTCCTGATGGCGATCTCCGAGATCAACAGCAAGGGCGGCGTGCTCGGCAAGAAGCTCGAGCCGGTGGTCGTCGATCCGGCGTCGAACTGGCCGCTGTTCGCCGAGAAGGCACGCCAGTTGCTGAGCAAGGACAAGGTGGCGGTGACCTTCGGCTGCTGGACTTCGGTGTCGCGCAAGTCGGTGCTGCCGGTGTTCAAGGAACTCAACGGCCTGCTCTTCTATCCGGTGCAGTACGAGGGCGAGGAACTCGAGTACAACGTCTTCTACACCGGCGCGGCGCCAAACCAGCAGGCGATCCCGGCGGTCGAGTACCTGATGAGCAAGGACGGAGGTGAGGCCAAGCGCTTCGTTCTGCTCGGCACCGACTACGTGTATCCCCGGACGACCAACAAGATCCTGCGTGCCTTCCTGAAGTCGAAGGGGGTCGCCGACGCCGACATCATGGAGGAATACACGCCGTTCGGGCACAGCGACTACCAGACGATCATCGCCAAGATCAAGAAGTTCTCCAGCGAAGGCAAGAAGACGGCGGTCGTGTCGACCATCAACGGCGATTCGAACGTGCCGTTCTACAAGGAACTCGGCAACGCCGGCATCAAGGCGACCGATGTACCGGTAGTCGCCTTCTCGGTCGGCGAGGAAGAGCTGCGCGGCGTCGACACCAAGCCGCTGGTCGGCCACCTGGCGTCATGGAACTACTTCATGTCGCTGAAGAACCCGGAGAACGAGAAGTTCACCAAGTTGTACCGCGCCTGGGCGGTCAAGCAGAAGCTGCCGAACGCCGACAAGGCGGTCACCAACGATCCGATGGAAGCGACCTACATCGGCGTCTACATGTGGAAGCAGGCGGTCGAGAAGGCGAAATCGACCGACGTCGACAAGGTGATCGCGGCGATGGCGGGGCAGACTTTCAAGGCGCCGTCCGGATTCACGATCAAGATGGACGAGACGAACCACCACCTGCACAAGCCGGTGTTCATCGGCGAGATCAAGGCCGACGGGCAGTTCAACGTCGTCTGGAAGACGCCGGGACCAGTGCGGGCGCAGCCGTGGAGTCCGTTCATTCCGGGTAACGAGCAGCGGAAGGATCGGCCGGAAGGCAAGTAA